One Deinococcus humi genomic window carries:
- the nuoE gene encoding NADH-quinone oxidoreductase subunit NuoE gives MSYFADKQTLVADIFSRYPDSPQGRRSALMPLLREVQDAEGFVSGSRMDEIAALCGTTATEVRSVMSFYSTYHTLPTGKYHLQVCSTVMCSLAGSDELWDHLVSELDVQPGEVSPDGRFSVQKVECLGSCGTAPLIQINDDGYYEKVTPGKCASILKALRADLQPLPDNPVPVTVNAEGRQVLASGEAVGASVTGLNQLPPFHGGEA, from the coding sequence TTGAGTTACTTCGCCGATAAACAAACGCTGGTGGCCGATATCTTCTCGCGCTACCCGGACTCACCGCAGGGCCGCCGCAGCGCGCTGATGCCCCTGCTACGCGAGGTTCAGGATGCCGAGGGCTTCGTAAGCGGCTCGCGCATGGACGAGATCGCCGCGCTGTGCGGCACCACCGCCACGGAAGTCCGCAGTGTCATGAGCTTTTATTCCACCTACCACACGCTGCCCACCGGCAAGTACCACCTGCAGGTGTGCAGCACGGTGATGTGCTCGCTGGCCGGTTCGGACGAACTGTGGGATCACCTGGTCTCGGAGCTGGACGTGCAGCCGGGCGAGGTTTCCCCTGACGGACGTTTCAGCGTGCAGAAGGTGGAATGCCTGGGCTCCTGCGGCACCGCGCCGCTAATACAGATCAACGACGACGGCTACTACGAGAAAGTGACGCCGGGCAAGTGCGCCAGCATTCTGAAAGCCCTGCGCGCCGATCTTCAGCCGTTGCCCGACAACCCCGTGCCTGTGACCGTCAACGCCGAGGGCCGTCAGGTGCTGGCGAGCGGTGAGGCGGTGGGGGCCAGCGTCACCGGCCTCAATCAGCTTCCGCCCTTCCACGGAGGTGAAGCGTGA
- the nuoD gene encoding NADH dehydrogenase (quinone) subunit D — protein MQGQTGALLHTEIMSLNVGPQHPSTHGVLRLVVDMDGEYVVKVTPHMGYLHTGFEKTFEHRTYQQGVTYAPRTDYLHCFGHELAYVLSVEKLLSAEVPERATTVRVILHELGRIHSHLVFVGTGLLDLGALTPFFYAFREKESCQDLFEAVCGYRMNQGYLCVGGLSRDIPEGWPAMVSRFLDQMEKGVQEYTTLFAENPIFQDRARGVGIIPPEVALDLGLTGPNLRASGVPLDNRKDNPYCGYETYDFNVVTSQDGDSLARFNMRLWEFGESIKIIRQALARLRPGPVKDPNRKISLPPRQELETSMEAVIHHFKLVTEGFHPPVGEVYVPTESARGEVGYYIVSDGGSMPYRVKIRAPSFVNLQALEYACVGAQFADLITILATIDPVLGDVDR, from the coding sequence ATGCAGGGGCAGACTGGAGCGCTGCTGCACACCGAGATCATGTCGCTGAACGTGGGGCCGCAGCACCCCAGCACCCACGGCGTCTTGCGGCTGGTGGTGGACATGGACGGCGAGTACGTGGTCAAGGTCACGCCGCACATGGGTTACCTGCACACCGGCTTCGAGAAGACCTTCGAGCACCGCACCTACCAGCAGGGCGTGACCTACGCGCCGCGCACCGACTACCTGCACTGCTTCGGCCATGAGCTGGCGTACGTGCTGAGTGTAGAAAAACTGCTCTCGGCCGAGGTGCCCGAGCGGGCCACCACCGTCCGCGTGATCCTGCACGAACTGGGGCGCATCCACAGCCATCTGGTCTTCGTGGGCACGGGCCTGCTGGACCTCGGCGCGCTGACGCCGTTCTTCTACGCCTTCCGCGAGAAGGAGAGCTGCCAGGACCTGTTCGAGGCTGTCTGTGGCTACCGCATGAACCAGGGCTATCTGTGTGTGGGCGGCCTGAGCCGTGACATTCCCGAGGGCTGGCCTGCCATGGTGTCGCGCTTTCTGGACCAGATGGAAAAGGGCGTGCAGGAGTACACCACGCTATTTGCCGAGAACCCTATCTTCCAGGACCGGGCGCGCGGCGTGGGCATCATTCCGCCCGAGGTTGCCCTGGATCTGGGCCTGACCGGACCGAATCTGCGGGCTTCGGGCGTGCCGCTGGACAACCGCAAGGACAACCCGTACTGCGGCTACGAGACCTACGACTTCAACGTCGTGACCAGCCAGGACGGCGACAGTCTGGCGCGCTTCAACATGCGCCTGTGGGAATTCGGCGAGAGCATCAAGATCATCCGGCAGGCGCTGGCGCGGCTCAGGCCCGGCCCGGTCAAGGATCCTAACCGCAAGATCTCACTGCCGCCGCGCCAGGAGCTGGAAACCAGCATGGAGGCAGTCATCCACCACTTCAAACTGGTCACCGAGGGCTTTCACCCGCCCGTCGGCGAGGTCTACGTGCCCACCGAGTCGGCGCGCGGTGAGGTGGGTTACTACATCGTCAGCGACGGCGGCAGCATGCCGTACCGGGTCAAGATTCGCGCCCCCAGTTTCGTCAACCTGCAGGCGCTGGAGTACGCCTGCGTGGGCGCGCAGTTTGCAGACCTGATCACCATTCTCGCCACCATCGACCCCGTGCTTGGGGACGTGGACCGGTAA
- a CDS encoding NADH-quinone oxidoreductase subunit C codes for MTGDKGDRTTPEPERLTGRNAGMQSSQSQGQPPQAQTVVRSQPPAITVTPDSVPVVTVSPAAVEPAPVSAPPADPRDVTGLIAELGLTADDSAEPTALVPPERLREVAQALKERGFMLMDSVGVDYLAYNQPRPKRFAVLHNIYHPHYHRRVFLRVWLDEGETLDSLYPVWKAANYLEREVYDLMGVEFAGHPDLRKVLTPDDLEGHPLRKDFPLGETPTLFRDGRFLDPAAFRAGVTGQQSGLTGYRGELRRGRGEDRLPPVMPEGGPK; via the coding sequence ATGACGGGCGACAAGGGTGACAGGACCACCCCGGAGCCTGAACGCCTGACCGGGCGGAACGCAGGGATGCAGTCCTCTCAGTCGCAGGGACAGCCCCCACAGGCCCAGACCGTCGTCCGCAGCCAGCCGCCGGCGATCACGGTCACGCCGGACTCGGTCCCGGTGGTGACGGTCAGTCCCGCCGCGGTGGAGCCTGCGCCGGTCTCCGCGCCACCCGCAGATCCGCGCGACGTGACCGGATTGATCGCCGAACTTGGCCTGACCGCGGACGACTCGGCGGAACCCACGGCCCTCGTCCCCCCGGAGCGGCTGCGTGAGGTGGCGCAGGCCCTCAAGGAGCGCGGCTTCATGCTGATGGACTCGGTGGGCGTCGATTACCTGGCTTACAACCAGCCCCGGCCCAAGCGCTTTGCCGTGCTGCACAACATCTACCATCCCCATTACCACCGCCGCGTGTTCCTGCGTGTGTGGCTGGACGAGGGCGAGACGCTGGACAGCCTGTACCCGGTCTGGAAGGCCGCCAACTATCTGGAACGCGAGGTCTATGACCTGATGGGCGTCGAATTTGCCGGCCACCCCGATCTGCGCAAGGTGCTGACCCCCGACGATCTGGAAGGTCACCCTCTTCGCAAGGACTTCCCGCTGGGCGAGACGCCCACATTATTCCGCGACGGGCGTTTCCTCGACCCTGCCGCCTTCCGTGCCGGCGTCACCGGGCAGCAATCCGGCCTGACCGGCTACCGGGGTGAGCTGAGGCGCGGGCGCGGCGAGGACCGCCTGCCCCCGGTGATGCCGGAGGGAGGGCCGAAGTGA
- a CDS encoding NuoB/complex I 20 kDa subunit family protein, with amino-acid sequence MALKELIDRDWQELESEGILFSSLEKLVAWGRSNSLWPATFGLACCAIEMMSSTNGRNDMARFGSEVFRASPRQADVMIVAGRLSKKMAPIMRRVYDQMPDPKWVISMGACASSGGMFNNYAIVQNVDSVVPVDIFVPGCPPRPEALIYAVMQLQKKVRGEAFDQLGHQLPMVDAWTR; translated from the coding sequence ATGGCACTCAAGGAACTGATTGACCGCGACTGGCAGGAACTGGAATCCGAGGGCATCCTGTTTTCCAGTCTGGAGAAACTGGTGGCCTGGGGCCGCAGCAACAGCCTGTGGCCCGCCACCTTCGGGCTGGCGTGCTGCGCCATCGAGATGATGAGCAGTACCAACGGCCGCAACGACATGGCCCGCTTCGGCTCGGAGGTGTTCCGTGCCAGCCCCCGGCAGGCCGACGTGATGATCGTCGCCGGACGCCTGAGCAAGAAGATGGCCCCGATCATGCGCCGGGTGTATGACCAGATGCCCGATCCCAAGTGGGTGATCAGCATGGGGGCGTGCGCCAGTTCGGGGGGCATGTTCAACAACTACGCCATCGTCCAGAACGTAGACAGCGTGGTGCCGGTGGACATCTTCGTGCCGGGCTGCCCGCCGAGGCCCGAAGCCCTGATTTACGCCGTGATGCAGCTTCAGAAGAAGGTGCGCGGCGAGGCCTTCGATCAACTGGGCCACCAGCTCCCAATGGTGGATGCGTGGACCAGATGA
- a CDS encoding NADH-quinone oxidoreductase subunit A yields the protein MLLVAVGIGVLAVIVSAILGPKKGSRAKLMAYESGNDPEHGGVGTGQRFPVHFYLVAMLFIVFDIETAFFYPLAVAYQKLIPFAFFEALTFVLLLLVGYVYVLKKRVLEWA from the coding sequence ATGTTGCTGGTGGCCGTGGGCATTGGCGTGCTGGCCGTCATCGTCAGCGCCATCCTGGGGCCGAAGAAGGGCAGCCGCGCTAAGCTGATGGCCTACGAATCAGGCAACGATCCGGAACACGGTGGCGTGGGGACCGGGCAGCGCTTCCCGGTGCATTTCTACCTGGTGGCGATGCTGTTCATCGTGTTCGACATTGAGACGGCCTTTTTCTATCCCCTGGCCGTGGCCTACCAGAAGCTGATTCCCTTTGCCTTCTTCGAGGCCCTGACCTTCGTGCTGCTGCTGCTGGTGGGATACGTCTATGTGCTGAAAAAGCGGGTGCTGGAATGGGCATAA